The stretch of DNA CGATCGGCATGTCGGACCAGCGCCGCACGCTCTCGATCACGCCCGCCATCGCCGCCTCGGTCGCATCATCGTACAGCCCGACGTCGCCATAGGTGATCCGCCCTTCCGGCAGCACCGCGCTCGCCTCGATCGTCAGCAGCGCCGCGCCGGACAGTGCGAGCTGGCCGAGATGAATCTGGTGCCAGTCGTTCATGCAACCATCGACGGCCGAATACTGGCACATCGGCGCGATCACGATCCGGTTGGCGAGCGTAAGGTTGCCGACCTTGAGCGGCTCGAACAGTTTCGGTCCGCTCATGCGGCGATCGATCGGGAGGAGGAAGGCATGCGCATGTCCCTTGATCTGTGAGAAGGTGCGGCGAAACTCGCTGCTGGGTGCGGAACATAGGAAGCGACGGACGGGTTTCACGCCAAGGAATGCTGCACCGCGATAAAGCCGCGTCCGCAGCGAGATGATTACGACACGAAAAGGGTCTTCGCATTGCATCTACTGCCCGACACGCTCGACGCCGGCTCGGCCTATCCCCTCGGCGCGACCTTCGACGGCCTCGGCGTCAACTTCGCGGTGTATTCCGCCAACGCCGAGAAGATCGAGCTTTGTGTCTATGACGAGACTGGCCGTCGCGAACTGAAGCGGTACGCGCTCCCCGAGTGGACCGACGAGGTCTGGCATGGTTACCTCCCCGATGCGCAGCCGGGCCTCGTCTACGGCTACCGCGCGCATGGCCGCTACGCCCCCGAGGAGGGCCACCGGTTCAATCCGAACAAGCTGCTGCTCGATCCGTACGCCAAGCAGATGATCGGCGAACTCCGCTGGACCGACGCTATGTACGGCTATCAGGTGAAGTCGCCCCGTGCCGACCTGAGCTTCGACAAGCGCGACAGTGCGCTGACGATGCCCAAGGGTGTCGTGACCGACAGCCATTTCGACTGGTCGCGCGACGTGCGGCCCAACACGCCGTGGTCCGAGACGGTGATTTACGAGGCGCACGTCAAGGGCCTCACCAAGCTGTTCGAGGAGGTCCAGCCGTCCGAACGCGGCACCTTCGCGGCGCTTGGCAATCCCAAGGTCATCGATCACCTCAAGCGCCTCGGCGTCACCGCGCTCGAGCTGCTGCCGATCCACACCTATATCCAGGATCGCTTCCTGCAGGAAAAGGGCCTGCGCAATTACTGGGGCTACAACACCCTCAACTTCTTCACGCCCGAACGCTCGTTCTTCGCAACCGACAGCCACAACGAACTCCGCCGCTCGATCCGCCGGCTTCATGCGGCCGGGATCGAGGTCATCCTCGACGTCGTCTACAACCACACCTGCGAAGGCTCGGAACAGGGGCCGACGCTGTCATGGCGTGGGCTGGACAACGCCAGCTACTACCGGCTCGTCAAGGACGATCCCCGCTATGCGATCAACGACACCGGTACCGGCAACACGCTGAACCTCACCAAGGCACGCGTCATTCAGATGGTTGCGGATTCGCTCCGCTATTGGGCGACCAGCTTCGGCATAGACGGCTTCCGCTTCGATCTCGGCCTGACGCTGGGCCGGACGGACACCGGCTTCGATCCTGGTGCCGGCTTTTTCGATGTGCTCCGGCAGGACCCGGTGCTTGGCAAGCTGAAGCTCATCACCGAACCATGGGACATCGGCCCCGGCGGCTACCAGCTCGGCAACTTCCCCCCCGGGTTCGCCGAATGGAACGACAAGTACCGCGACACGGTGCGCAAATTCTGGCGCGGCGACCACGCGCAGCGCGCCGATCTCGCCGCGCGCCTGACCGGCTCGGCCGACCTGTTCGACCGTCGCGCCCGCCGCCCCTGGGCGAGCGTCAACCTGCTGGGTGCGCACGACGGCTACACGCTCGCCGACACGGTCGCCTATGAGGAACGTCACAACGAAGCGAACGGCGAGGACAATAACGACGGTCATTCGAACAACTGCTCGCGCAATTGGGGTGTCGAAGGCCCGACGGACGACCCCGCGATCCTCGAAACCCGCCAGCGTGTGATGCGCTCGATGCTGACCACCTTGTTTGCGTCGCTCGGCACGCCGATGCTGGTCGCGGGCGACGAGTTCGGCCGCACGCAGAACGGCAACAACAACGCCTATTGCCAGGACAACGAGATCAGCTGGCTCGACTGGGAGAAGGCGAAGTCCCCCGAGGGCAACGCGCTGATCGACTTCACCGCGCGGCTGATTGCCCTGCGCCGCGAATACGGCATGCTGCGCGCCGGCAACTTCCTGTACGGCGAGGATACGCCGGCCGAGGGTCTGAAGGACATCGAATGGTGGGATGAGCGCGGCCAGCAACTCACGTCCGAAGACTGGGAAAACACCAACGGCCGCGCGCTGGTAATGCGTCGCGCGTGTGAGATGGAGTCGGGTGAGATCCAGGTCATCTCGCTGTTGCTCAACGCGTCGGAGGGGCCGCTGACCTTCCACATGCCGCCGCCCGAAGATGTCGAGCGCACCGTGCTGATCGACAGCAGCAAGCCCGACCAGGCCGCCGCGCCGATCGAGAACAGCTACGAGCTTCCTCCGCAGGGCGCGGCGTTGCTCTCCTGGACGATCGCAGCGGCATGACCTGGGGACCGACGATCGCCGAGGATGGGATCATTTTCCGCCTCTGGGCACCCGACCGCGACACGGTGACGCTGGAAATCGCCGACGGCCAGCCGGTCCCCATGACGCGCCAACCGGACGGCTGGTTCAACGCCAAGGCGTCGGTGGGGGCAGGGGCGCGATACCGGTTCCGCCTGACCGACGACCTCGCGGTCCCCGATCCCGCCTCTCGCACGCAGTCCGGCGGTGTCCACGGCTGGAGCGTCGTTGTCGATCCCGAAGCCTATACGTGGCGGACCCCGGACTGGCGCGGCCGTCCGTGGGAAGAGATGGTGATTCAGGAGGTCCATGTCGGGACGCTTGGCGGTTTCGCAGGCGTCGCGGAGTACCTCCCGGCGATCGCCGAACTCGGCATCACCGCGATCGAACTCATGCCCGTCAACGCGTTCGGCGGGACTCGAAACTGGGGTTATGACGGGGTGCTGCCCTATGCACCGGCCGAGAGCTACGGCACCCCCGACGACCTGAAAGCCCTCGTCGACCGCGCCCACGAACTCGGCCTCGCCGTGTTCCTCGATGTCGTCTACAATCACTTCGGGCCCGACGGGAACTACCTCGGCGCCTATGCGCCGGGCTTCTTCAACGCCGACGTTGATACTCCCTGGGGCGGCGCGGTCGCGGTCGATCAGGCGCCGGTCCACCGGTTCTTCGTGGACAACGCGCTGATGTGGTTGAACGAATACAGATTCGACGGCCTCCGCTTCGACGCTGTCCACGCGATCGCGAACGACGATTTTCTTGACGCGATGGCCGCCGAACTCCGCAAGAAGACGGTGGGCCGGCACGTCCATCTCGTCCTGGAGAATGAGGGGAACGACGCCGAGCGTCTTCACTCGGCCGCGTTCGACGCGCAGTGGAACGACGACTTCCACAACGTCCTCCACGTTCTGCTCACTGGCGAGACCAGCGCCTATTATGCTGATTTTTCAGACCGTCCGGTCGAACGCCTCGCACGCTGCCTCAGCGAAGGCTTCATCTACCAGGGGGAGGGCTCACCCAACCACGATAGCAAGCCGCGCGGCAAGCCCAGCGCGCACCTGTCGCCGACCGCGTTCGTGGCCTTCCTCCAGAACCACGACCAGATCGGCAATCGTGCGATGGGCGAGCGCCTGACGCTGCTGGCCGACCGTCGAAAGCTCCGCGCGGCGACCGCATTGCTGCTGCTGAGCCCGCAAATCCCGCTGCTGTTCATGGGCGACGAGCGCGGCAGCGAAAGCCCGTTCCTGTTCTTCACCGACTTCCACGACGAACTTGCCGATGCGGTTCGTGAAGGTCGGCGGAAAGAGTTCGCCAAGTTCGCCGCCTTTGCCGATCCGGAAGCGCGCAAGGCGATCCCCGATCCCAACGCACTCGAAACCTTCGAGCGATCCCGCGCACGCGGCGGCCCTGATGCAGCCGAGTGGCAGGACCTGTACCGCGACCTGCTGAAGATCCGTCACGACGAGATCGTCCCCCGCCTGCGAGGCACCAAGTCGATCGGTGCGGAAGCGATCGGGGAGGGGGCAGTCGTCGCGCGCTGGAAACTCGGCGACGGAACAGTCCTAGCACTCGCGCTGAACCTTGGCGACGATGCCGTTGATTTTCCTTACATTGATGCCTCGCCAATCTACATCGATGGCGAGCCCGGCCAAGCTGCCAGCGTGGCAGTATGGTTGGTCCGATGAGCAACCTTCGACAACTCGCCATCGCCGCCGGTCTACAACCCGAATGGCAGGACGCAGCGGGCCGCCGCCAGATCGTCGCAGAAGACGCGTTACGGACGATCCTCGATTGGCTCGGCCACGCGTCCGAGAGTGAAAAGCAGATCGCCGACAGCTTTGCCGCAATCGCTGCTCGCAAGGCGCAGGGCAGTCGGTTCCTGTCCGTCGATACAGGGGAAGCGATCCAACTCGCCACGACTGTATCGGGCAACGCCGAACTCACGCTGGAAGACGGCACGATTCAGTCCGTCAAGGTTGATCGCGGCGCTTTGCAGCCGATCAGCAAGAGTGGCTATCATCGCCTTGAGATCAATGCCGAAGTCATCGATCTCCTGGTCGCACCGCGCCGCTGCTATACGATCGCCGACGCACCACCCGGCCGCAAGCTTTGGGCGCCTGCCGTCCAGATCCCAAGCCTCCGCACGGACGCGCGAAATCCGTTCGGCGACTTCGCCTCACTCGCAGACGCCGCCAAAGCCTTTGGCCGACGCGGCGCCGACGCGCTTGCGATCAGCCCGACTCACGCGCTGTTCCCCGCTGATGCCACCCGATACAGCCCTTACGCACCCTCTAGCCGTCAATTCCTCAACGGTCTTTACGGCAACCCATCCGGGTTAGCCTCGGAGGCGGACAGTTTCCACGACCTGATCGACTGGCACGACGCCATCCCCGCGAAGCTCGTGCAACTTCGCAAGACATTTGATCAAGTTACTCCGAAGACTAAAGAAACCCTAACAGCATTCAGATATGAAGGCGGTCGGGACCTCGAATCCCACGCCGAGTTCGACGCTCTGCACGCGCACTTCTTCGCCACCATCGGTGCACGAGGCTGGCAGCAATGGCCGGCTGAGTATCACGATGCCGCCAGCCCGGCCGTACGTCGTTTCGTCGCCGAGCACGCCGAGGACGTCACGTTCTACGTTTTCCTCCAGTGGCTTGCGCGCCGCGACCTCGACGCCGCGCAAAAAGCGGCCAAGGATGCGGGCATGGCGATCGGTCTTATCGCCGATCTTGCCGTCGGCATGGACCCCGGTGGCAGCCATGGCTGGAGCCGACGCAGCGACCTGCTCACCGGCCTTTCGATCGGCGCACCCCCCGATCCGTTGGGCCCGGACGGGCAGAGCTGGGGCATCACCGGCTTCGACCCGCAAGCCCTTCGCGACACCGCGTTCGCCCCTTTCATCGCGACGATCCGCGCCGCGCTCGCGCATGCCGGCGGCATCCGTATCGACCACGCATTCGGCCTCCGTCGCCTCTGGGTCGTGCCCGAGGGCGCGTCGGCCGCGGAAGGCGCGTATCTCGACATGCCGTTCGACGACATGATGCGGATCGTCGCCATGGAATCCCAACGCGCGAAGGCGATCGTCATCGGCGAAGACCTCGGCACCGTACCCGACGGCTTCCGCGAGGCGATGGACGCGCGCGCGATGCTCGGCATGCGCGTGCTATGGTTCGAGCGCGACGCGGAGGGCTTCGTGCCTCCCTCGAAATGGTCGCGCGATGCGGTGGCGATGACCGGCACGCACGATCTTGCGACGATCGCCGGCTGGTGGAGCGGCCGCGACATCGACTGGACCTGGGACTTAGGCCGTAAGTCGGACGCGCCCGACGAACCCGCCGATTGCGCCGCCCGCGCGGAAGATCGTACCGCGCTGTGGTCCGCGTTCGACATCGATACCAAGCAACCCGATCCCGAAGACACCGCCCCGGTCGTCGATGCGGCAATCGCACACGTCGCCAGCGCTCCCTGCGCGCTTGCCATCATCCCGATCGAGGATCTCGCCGGATTGATCGAGCAACCCAATCTGCCGGGCACGATCGACGAACACCCCAATTGGCGCCGCCGCATGCCCGACACGACCGAAGTGCTGCTCGCCCGCCCCGACGTCGCCGCCCGCATCGACGCGCTCAACGCCACGAGACCTGCATGACACTCTCCACCACGCCCCGCGCGACCTACCGCTTCCAGTTCCACAAGGACTTCATCTTTGCCGATGCGGAGGCACTGGTGCCGTATCTCGACGACCTCGGGATCAGCCACCTATACGCTTCGCCGATCACGACCGCGCGCAGCGGGTCCACCCACGGCTACGACGTCGTCGATCCCACCCGGATCAATCCCGAACTCGGCGGGGAAGCCGGGTTCCGCAGCCTCGTCGCGGCTCTACGCGCACGCGACATGGGCGTCATCATCGACATCGTCCCCAACCACATGGGCGTCGCGGGCGGTGAGAACGCATGGTGGAATGATGTCCTAGCGCACGGTGAAACCAGCAAATTCTCGCGTTACTTCGACATCGACTGGCGCGAGAAGCTCGTGCTTCCGATTCTCGGCGATCCGCTCGCCGAGACGCTCGCAAGCGGCGCGCTCAAGGTCGAGCAGGTCGACGGCCGCTATGTCCTCGAAGCGTATGGCGAGCACCGCCTACCGATCCGCGACGAAGATCAGGCCATAGCAGCAACGGACGACATCGCCGCGCTGATCGACCGCCAGCATTACCGTCTCGCATCATGGCGCGTCGCCAACGACGAACTCAACTGGCGGCGCTTCTTCACGATCAACGACCTCGCCGGCCTGCGCGCCGAAGACCCGGTGGTGTTCGAGGCCACGCACGCACTCTATTTCCGGCTCTATGCGGAGGGCTTGATCGACGGCGTCCGCGTGGATCACGTCGACGGCCTGACCGATCCCGCGGGCTATTGCCGGCAACTCCGCGAACGGTTCGACGCGATCGAACGCCCCGCCGATGTCCCCGCGGGGCCAGCGTATATCGTCATCGAGAAGATCCTTGCGGGCGGCGAACCGCTCGCGACCGACTGGGGCGTCGACGGCACC from Sphingomonas faeni encodes:
- the malQ gene encoding 4-alpha-glucanotransferase is translated as MSNLRQLAIAAGLQPEWQDAAGRRQIVAEDALRTILDWLGHASESEKQIADSFAAIAARKAQGSRFLSVDTGEAIQLATTVSGNAELTLEDGTIQSVKVDRGALQPISKSGYHRLEINAEVIDLLVAPRRCYTIADAPPGRKLWAPAVQIPSLRTDARNPFGDFASLADAAKAFGRRGADALAISPTHALFPADATRYSPYAPSSRQFLNGLYGNPSGLASEADSFHDLIDWHDAIPAKLVQLRKTFDQVTPKTKETLTAFRYEGGRDLESHAEFDALHAHFFATIGARGWQQWPAEYHDAASPAVRRFVAEHAEDVTFYVFLQWLARRDLDAAQKAAKDAGMAIGLIADLAVGMDPGGSHGWSRRSDLLTGLSIGAPPDPLGPDGQSWGITGFDPQALRDTAFAPFIATIRAALAHAGGIRIDHAFGLRRLWVVPEGASAAEGAYLDMPFDDMMRIVAMESQRAKAIVIGEDLGTVPDGFREAMDARAMLGMRVLWFERDAEGFVPPSKWSRDAVAMTGTHDLATIAGWWSGRDIDWTWDLGRKSDAPDEPADCAARAEDRTALWSAFDIDTKQPDPEDTAPVVDAAIAHVASAPCALAIIPIEDLAGLIEQPNLPGTIDEHPNWRRRMPDTTEVLLARPDVAARIDALNATRPA
- the glgX gene encoding glycogen debranching protein GlgX, whose amino-acid sequence is MHLLPDTLDAGSAYPLGATFDGLGVNFAVYSANAEKIELCVYDETGRRELKRYALPEWTDEVWHGYLPDAQPGLVYGYRAHGRYAPEEGHRFNPNKLLLDPYAKQMIGELRWTDAMYGYQVKSPRADLSFDKRDSALTMPKGVVTDSHFDWSRDVRPNTPWSETVIYEAHVKGLTKLFEEVQPSERGTFAALGNPKVIDHLKRLGVTALELLPIHTYIQDRFLQEKGLRNYWGYNTLNFFTPERSFFATDSHNELRRSIRRLHAAGIEVILDVVYNHTCEGSEQGPTLSWRGLDNASYYRLVKDDPRYAINDTGTGNTLNLTKARVIQMVADSLRYWATSFGIDGFRFDLGLTLGRTDTGFDPGAGFFDVLRQDPVLGKLKLITEPWDIGPGGYQLGNFPPGFAEWNDKYRDTVRKFWRGDHAQRADLAARLTGSADLFDRRARRPWASVNLLGAHDGYTLADTVAYEERHNEANGEDNNDGHSNNCSRNWGVEGPTDDPAILETRQRVMRSMLTTLFASLGTPMLVAGDEFGRTQNGNNNAYCQDNEISWLDWEKAKSPEGNALIDFTARLIALRREYGMLRAGNFLYGEDTPAEGLKDIEWWDERGQQLTSEDWENTNGRALVMRRACEMESGEIQVISLLLNASEGPLTFHMPPPEDVERTVLIDSSKPDQAAAPIENSYELPPQGAALLSWTIAAA
- the treZ gene encoding malto-oligosyltrehalose trehalohydrolase; its protein translation is MTWGPTIAEDGIIFRLWAPDRDTVTLEIADGQPVPMTRQPDGWFNAKASVGAGARYRFRLTDDLAVPDPASRTQSGGVHGWSVVVDPEAYTWRTPDWRGRPWEEMVIQEVHVGTLGGFAGVAEYLPAIAELGITAIELMPVNAFGGTRNWGYDGVLPYAPAESYGTPDDLKALVDRAHELGLAVFLDVVYNHFGPDGNYLGAYAPGFFNADVDTPWGGAVAVDQAPVHRFFVDNALMWLNEYRFDGLRFDAVHAIANDDFLDAMAAELRKKTVGRHVHLVLENEGNDAERLHSAAFDAQWNDDFHNVLHVLLTGETSAYYADFSDRPVERLARCLSEGFIYQGEGSPNHDSKPRGKPSAHLSPTAFVAFLQNHDQIGNRAMGERLTLLADRRKLRAATALLLLSPQIPLLFMGDERGSESPFLFFTDFHDELADAVREGRRKEFAKFAAFADPEARKAIPDPNALETFERSRARGGPDAAEWQDLYRDLLKIRHDEIVPRLRGTKSIGAEAIGEGAVVARWKLGDGTVLALALNLGDDAVDFPYIDASPIYIDGEPGQAASVAVWLVR